Proteins found in one Arthrobacter sp. U41 genomic segment:
- a CDS encoding 1,4-alpha-glucan branching enzyme has product MTRPTLAPALSGLLGGWLPRQRWFPVKTAEFSFEPAGGLSLAAGPGTATGTAELEVLLLAVSYPTPDGSRTDVVQVPLSVRRSPLAGAEPALIGQTSGTGPAGTPEARWIYDGVHDPAFIAAWLELMRVGGTTPSGNAAGHLVESGYRLPLATGHVKVLSGEQSNSSVIVDDGESAAILKFFRVLSEGQNPEVEIGAALTAGRTAEVPATLGWVTGEWDETPAGGQGARRALGELAVAHEFLAGGLDAWRLAVDAASRGRSFTAEAHALGAATATVHRRLAAALGVATESVPGGDIAPGVAQRVRQSWAQAAAAVGPYDEALDRLLARLEDSSAGPLQRIHGDLHLGQILQVPGGAGEAPRWAILDFEGEPLRPISERNFPDVPLRDVVGMLRSFDYAAGAAVREHPEADVSESWVDDCAEAFLAGYAEVIPGSIDRDSPLFVALWLDKALYEVIYELRNRPDWLSIPVHASRRLLGSTGSGVTAEAAAEGIKMTGSARIDRPGSPLPVDADTLARVAAGEHHAPHSVLGAHLDDHGHVTIRTVKHLAEAVSVVTAAGTFPMTHESGGVWVAVLEPLDTDHVPDYRLEVTYEGQAPEPADDPYHYLPTIGELDLHLIGEGRHERLWDVLGAHVQHYKSALGDVDGVSFAVWAPNAQAVRVKGDFNGWDGRQHSMRSLGSSGVWELFIPGVVAGACYKFEIRTKHGYWVEKADPLAFGTEVPPLTASRVVEPSYAFKDAEWMEARAGRDPHNSPMSVYEVHLGSWRVGLSYRELAKELVEYVKWLGFTHVELMPVAEHPFGGSWGYQVTSYFAPTSRFGHPDEFRYLVDELHQAGIGVLLDWVPAHFPKDEWALARFDGEALYEHADPNLGEHPDWGTLIFDFGRSEVRNFLVANALYWLDEFHIDGLRVDAVASMLYLDYSREEGQWQPNRFGGRENLEAISFLQEVNATVYKTHPGAVMIAEESTAFPGVTAPTSQGGLGFGIKWNMGWMHDSLKYMAEDPFNRRWHHGTITFSMVYAYTENFLLPISHDEVVHGKGSMLRKMPGDRWQQLANLRAFLGYQWAHPGKQLIFMGTEFGQEAEWSEQHGLDWWLAETPAHRGMQLLTKDLNELYSSTPALYERDNDPAGFQWINGGDSNRNVLTFIRRDAAGNPLVCAFNFSGAPHTDFRLGVPSAGTWQEVLNTDAALYGGSGVLNEGSLTAADLAIDGQPATLTVTLPPLGAAYFKPVG; this is encoded by the coding sequence ATGACCCGACCGACCCTTGCCCCTGCCCTGAGCGGCCTGCTCGGCGGCTGGCTTCCGCGCCAGCGCTGGTTCCCCGTCAAGACCGCGGAGTTCAGCTTCGAGCCCGCCGGGGGCCTGAGCCTCGCCGCCGGTCCCGGGACCGCAACAGGGACGGCCGAACTTGAGGTGCTGCTGCTGGCCGTGAGCTACCCGACGCCGGACGGCTCCCGGACCGATGTCGTCCAGGTACCGCTCAGCGTCCGCCGTTCGCCCCTGGCCGGGGCGGAACCGGCGCTGATCGGGCAGACCTCCGGAACCGGCCCCGCCGGGACACCCGAAGCCCGGTGGATTTACGACGGCGTCCACGATCCGGCGTTCATCGCGGCGTGGCTGGAACTCATGCGCGTCGGCGGCACTACTCCCTCCGGGAACGCTGCCGGCCACCTCGTGGAGTCCGGCTACCGCCTGCCCCTGGCCACCGGCCATGTGAAGGTCCTCTCCGGGGAGCAGTCCAACAGCTCGGTGATTGTCGACGACGGCGAATCGGCCGCGATCCTGAAGTTCTTCCGGGTGCTCTCCGAAGGCCAGAACCCGGAAGTGGAAATCGGGGCGGCCCTGACCGCCGGGCGCACCGCCGAAGTGCCGGCGACCCTCGGCTGGGTCACCGGGGAGTGGGACGAGACTCCGGCCGGGGGGCAGGGAGCCCGCCGCGCTCTCGGCGAACTTGCCGTGGCGCACGAATTTCTCGCCGGGGGCCTGGACGCCTGGCGCCTGGCCGTTGACGCGGCGAGCAGGGGGCGGAGTTTCACCGCGGAGGCCCACGCGCTCGGCGCCGCCACCGCCACCGTGCACCGCCGGCTGGCCGCGGCCCTCGGGGTCGCCACCGAATCCGTCCCGGGCGGCGACATAGCGCCCGGCGTGGCCCAGCGGGTGCGTCAGTCCTGGGCACAGGCTGCAGCCGCCGTCGGCCCTTACGACGAGGCGCTCGACAGGCTCCTGGCGCGCCTCGAAGACAGCAGTGCCGGGCCCCTGCAGCGGATCCACGGCGACCTGCACCTGGGCCAGATCCTGCAGGTACCGGGCGGTGCCGGGGAGGCGCCGCGATGGGCCATCCTCGACTTCGAGGGGGAGCCGCTCCGGCCGATCTCGGAACGGAATTTCCCGGATGTCCCGTTGCGGGACGTCGTCGGAATGCTGAGGTCCTTTGACTACGCCGCCGGCGCTGCCGTCCGCGAGCACCCGGAGGCGGACGTCTCGGAATCCTGGGTGGACGACTGCGCTGAGGCGTTCCTGGCCGGCTACGCGGAAGTCATCCCCGGCAGCATCGACCGGGATTCGCCCCTCTTCGTGGCGCTTTGGCTCGACAAGGCCCTCTACGAGGTCATCTACGAACTACGGAACAGGCCCGACTGGCTCTCCATTCCGGTCCACGCATCACGTCGGCTCCTCGGCAGTACAGGCTCCGGCGTCACCGCCGAAGCCGCAGCGGAAGGTATCAAAATGACAGGTTCAGCACGTATCGATCGACCCGGAAGTCCACTGCCGGTGGATGCCGATACCCTGGCGAGGGTCGCCGCCGGCGAACATCACGCGCCGCACTCGGTACTGGGTGCGCACCTCGATGACCACGGCCACGTCACGATCCGCACGGTCAAGCACCTTGCCGAGGCCGTCTCCGTGGTGACCGCCGCCGGCACTTTCCCGATGACGCACGAGTCCGGCGGGGTGTGGGTTGCCGTGCTGGAGCCGCTGGACACGGACCATGTGCCGGACTACCGGCTGGAAGTGACCTACGAGGGCCAGGCGCCGGAGCCGGCCGACGACCCCTACCATTACCTGCCCACCATCGGCGAACTGGACCTGCACCTGATCGGTGAGGGCCGCCATGAGCGTCTCTGGGATGTGCTCGGCGCGCACGTCCAGCACTACAAGTCAGCCCTGGGCGATGTTGACGGCGTGTCCTTCGCCGTCTGGGCGCCGAACGCCCAGGCAGTCCGCGTCAAGGGCGACTTCAACGGCTGGGATGGCCGGCAGCACTCGATGCGTTCCCTCGGCTCCTCCGGGGTCTGGGAACTCTTCATCCCCGGCGTTGTAGCAGGGGCGTGCTACAAGTTTGAGATCCGGACCAAGCACGGTTACTGGGTGGAGAAGGCGGATCCGCTGGCCTTTGGCACAGAGGTTCCGCCGCTGACGGCGTCGCGCGTCGTGGAGCCCTCCTACGCGTTCAAGGACGCGGAGTGGATGGAAGCCCGGGCCGGACGGGATCCGCACAACTCGCCGATGAGTGTCTATGAGGTGCACCTCGGCTCCTGGCGGGTCGGTCTCAGCTACCGGGAGTTGGCCAAGGAACTGGTCGAATACGTCAAGTGGCTCGGCTTCACCCATGTGGAGCTCATGCCGGTGGCCGAGCACCCGTTCGGCGGATCCTGGGGCTACCAGGTCACGTCCTATTTTGCCCCGACGTCGCGCTTCGGCCATCCCGACGAATTCCGGTACCTCGTGGATGAACTCCACCAGGCCGGCATCGGCGTGCTGCTGGACTGGGTGCCGGCGCACTTCCCCAAGGATGAATGGGCGCTGGCGCGGTTCGACGGCGAAGCCCTGTATGAGCACGCCGACCCGAACCTGGGCGAACACCCTGACTGGGGAACGCTCATCTTCGACTTCGGCCGCAGCGAAGTCCGCAACTTCCTGGTCGCGAACGCGCTCTACTGGCTCGACGAATTCCACATCGACGGCCTGCGGGTGGACGCCGTGGCCTCGATGCTTTATCTCGACTACTCCCGCGAGGAGGGGCAGTGGCAGCCGAACCGCTTCGGCGGACGGGAGAACCTTGAAGCCATCTCCTTCCTGCAGGAAGTCAACGCCACGGTCTACAAGACGCACCCCGGCGCGGTTATGATCGCCGAGGAATCCACCGCGTTCCCGGGTGTCACGGCTCCCACAAGCCAGGGCGGCCTGGGCTTCGGCATCAAATGGAACATGGGCTGGATGCACGACTCGCTCAAGTACATGGCCGAGGATCCGTTCAACCGCAGGTGGCACCACGGCACCATCACGTTCTCCATGGTCTACGCCTACACGGAGAATTTCCTGTTGCCGATCAGCCACGACGAGGTTGTGCACGGCAAGGGTTCGATGCTCCGGAAGATGCCCGGGGACCGCTGGCAGCAGCTGGCGAACCTGCGCGCCTTCCTCGGCTACCAGTGGGCGCACCCGGGCAAGCAGCTGATCTTCATGGGCACCGAATTCGGTCAGGAGGCCGAATGGTCCGAGCAGCACGGCCTGGACTGGTGGCTGGCGGAAACTCCGGCGCACCGCGGGATGCAGCTCCTGACCAAGGACCTCAATGAGTTGTACAGCTCCACCCCGGCGCTCTACGAGCGGGACAATGATCCGGCAGGCTTCCAGTGGATCAACGGCGGGGACTCGAACCGCAACGTCCTGACCTTCATCCGCCGGGACGCCGCGGGCAACCCGCTGGTGTGCGCCTTCAACTTCTCGGGGGCCCCCCACACGGATTTCCGCCTCGGCGTCCCCTCGGCGGGGACCTGGCAGGAAGTGCTGAACACCGACGCCGCCTTGTACGGCGGTTCCGGTGTCCTGAACGAAGGTTCACTGACGGCCGCGGACCTCGCCATCGACGGCCAGCCGGCCACCCTCACCGTCACGCTGCCCCCGCTGGGCGCTGCGTACTTCAAGCCGGTGGGCTGA
- a CDS encoding SRPBCC domain-containing protein, with amino-acid sequence MDNLFSHAASDAAETPEPAAADGLAPVVCTVIVPGAVARAFVGFTEHTHLWWPLGERSVFGAGSYVEFEENLILESADDGRTAIWGSIDDWQPPLSFHASWHPGSSAVWSTELRVAFRAVEAGTELRLVHTGWEGAEDPAAARADYAAGWPLVLDRFVRFMGTGG; translated from the coding sequence ATGGATAACCTCTTCAGCCACGCAGCCTCTGACGCCGCCGAGACGCCGGAGCCGGCCGCGGCGGACGGGCTGGCGCCCGTCGTCTGTACCGTCATTGTGCCGGGTGCAGTGGCCCGCGCCTTCGTGGGTTTCACCGAACACACGCACCTCTGGTGGCCACTTGGGGAGCGCAGCGTCTTCGGCGCAGGTTCCTACGTCGAATTCGAAGAGAACCTGATCCTGGAGAGCGCGGACGACGGCAGGACGGCCATCTGGGGCTCCATCGATGACTGGCAGCCCCCGCTGTCCTTCCACGCCAGCTGGCACCCCGGATCCTCCGCGGTATGGTCCACGGAACTCCGCGTCGCGTTCCGGGCCGTCGAGGCGGGCACGGAGCTTCGCCTCGTCCACACCGGATGGGAAGGCGCCGAGGATCCCGCCGCGGCCCGGGCGGACTACGCCGCCGGCTGGCCCCTGGTGCTCGACCGCTTCGTGCGCTTCATGGGAACCGGCGGTTGA
- a CDS encoding IS1380 family transposase, which yields MQKSTVVFPSLPVSFTGQSLISHAGVSVLTGFMDALGFGRLCEDRLGQFVPSGAKHRPGRLVGSLAAMLAAGGEHASDLDILRSSPGVFGQLPSNATVSRFFERTVANPELFGYGFETLTRELRTRAWDAAGDRNPALAATAADPLIIDLDATLVTSHSDKENVAGTYKGGYGFAPFIASVDYGGGNGSGEILAAVLRPGNAGANSAEDHIRVFHTAAAQLPESFFNEAGALAGEKVLVRTDSAGASRKFLWHLHSLGVQFSTSFALPLGKAHMIDWINDKEYWQPALDQSGNDRTDAWVINATDVIPRTDYPPGTNLFLRAEPLHPGAQPTLLDVDGHRITAFLTNSPRWHGPFLDARHRARGRCENRIKTLKNTGLGKLPFFDFAANQAWANIAALAFNLVSWIQLAALPDGHHAKAWDIKRWRYRLFATAGKIITRARRHQLLLPETAPEKDLLKLLLENTDRLSKGLVPSTG from the coding sequence ATGCAGAAGTCTACCGTTGTTTTTCCGTCCCTGCCGGTCAGTTTCACCGGCCAGTCGCTGATCTCCCACGCCGGGGTTTCGGTGCTCACCGGCTTCATGGATGCGCTGGGTTTCGGCAGGCTGTGTGAGGACAGGCTGGGCCAGTTTGTTCCCTCTGGCGCGAAACACCGGCCTGGCCGGCTGGTTGGTTCTTTGGCCGCGATGCTCGCCGCCGGAGGCGAACACGCCTCGGACCTGGACATCCTGCGTTCCTCGCCGGGGGTCTTCGGTCAGCTGCCCTCGAACGCGACCGTGTCCCGGTTCTTCGAACGCACCGTGGCGAACCCGGAGCTGTTCGGCTACGGATTTGAAACCCTTACCCGGGAACTGCGGACCAGGGCCTGGGACGCCGCCGGGGACCGGAACCCGGCACTGGCCGCGACCGCCGCGGACCCGCTGATCATCGACCTCGACGCGACGCTCGTGACCTCGCATTCGGATAAGGAGAACGTGGCCGGCACCTACAAGGGTGGCTACGGGTTCGCCCCGTTCATCGCCAGCGTCGATTACGGCGGCGGCAACGGTTCCGGGGAGATCCTCGCCGCCGTGCTGCGGCCCGGCAACGCCGGAGCGAACAGCGCCGAGGACCACATCCGGGTCTTCCACACGGCCGCAGCCCAACTTCCCGAGAGCTTCTTCAACGAGGCCGGGGCCCTGGCCGGGGAGAAGGTGTTGGTCCGTACCGACAGTGCCGGGGCCTCACGGAAGTTCCTCTGGCATCTGCACAGCCTTGGCGTGCAGTTCTCCACCAGCTTCGCGCTGCCGTTGGGCAAGGCGCACATGATCGACTGGATCAACGACAAAGAGTACTGGCAGCCGGCCCTGGACCAGTCCGGAAACGACCGGACCGATGCGTGGGTCATCAACGCCACCGACGTCATCCCGCGCACCGATTACCCGCCGGGCACGAACCTGTTCCTCCGCGCCGAGCCGCTGCACCCCGGAGCGCAGCCGACGCTGCTCGATGTCGACGGGCACCGGATCACCGCGTTCCTGACCAATTCCCCGCGCTGGCACGGGCCGTTCCTGGATGCCAGACACCGGGCCCGGGGCCGGTGTGAGAACCGGATCAAGACCCTGAAAAACACTGGCCTGGGCAAGCTGCCGTTCTTCGATTTCGCCGCGAACCAGGCCTGGGCCAACATCGCCGCGCTGGCCTTCAACCTGGTTTCCTGGATCCAGCTCGCTGCCCTCCCGGACGGCCACCACGCCAAGGCCTGGGACATCAAACGCTGGCGCTACCGGCTCTTCGCGACAGCCGGGAAAATCATCACCCGCGCCCGCCGCCACCAGCTCCTGCTCCCGGAAACAGCGCCCGAGAAAGACCTCCTGAAACTGCTTCTGGAGAACACCGACCGCCTCAGCAAAGGGCTTGTTCCTTCTACCGGCTGA
- a CDS encoding FAD-binding oxidoreductase: MSIIDELTSALGTAKVALDAPALTVYAVDQAPVLDYQVPQAVVLAETVEDVQAAVRACAAHGVPLVARGAGTGVSGGAHASKDCIVLSLERMNRILDLNPDDETAVVEPGVINADLNAAAAVHGLMYAPDPASFKVSTIGGNVATNAGGLRCAKYGVTRDSVLALDVVLADGSLIHTGHQTFKGVAGYDLTGLFVGSEGTLGVVVGITVRLKYLPQDVHTIAAFYPDFRSAAAGVLAVGRARVQPAIMELLDSGTLVRLDELHGSDLASRGQSLLLIQTDGFGAAAEAAAIRPVLVAGGAVVTMEASAEAEQLVDLRRNSRGVEVDDEYRVGEDVAVPRSRLVDYVEALETMAASHRVKLKVVAHAGDGNLHPTFWVDRVDKTVAADAMERLGAALDESITVALAIGGTITGEHGIGQYKLRWLGLEQKEPVRELQRRIKELFDPAGILNPGKAI, from the coding sequence ATGAGCATCATTGACGAGCTCACCTCTGCCCTGGGCACGGCGAAAGTCGCCCTGGACGCCCCCGCCCTGACCGTCTATGCCGTGGACCAGGCGCCGGTGCTGGATTACCAGGTGCCGCAGGCCGTCGTCCTGGCCGAAACCGTCGAAGACGTCCAGGCCGCCGTCCGTGCCTGCGCCGCCCACGGGGTGCCGCTGGTGGCCCGCGGCGCCGGGACCGGTGTCTCGGGGGGTGCGCACGCCAGCAAGGACTGCATCGTGCTGAGCCTGGAACGGATGAACCGCATCCTCGACCTCAACCCCGACGACGAGACAGCCGTCGTCGAACCCGGGGTCATCAACGCGGACCTCAACGCGGCCGCCGCGGTCCACGGACTCATGTATGCCCCCGACCCCGCCAGCTTCAAGGTCTCCACGATCGGCGGCAACGTGGCCACCAACGCCGGAGGCCTGCGCTGCGCCAAGTACGGGGTGACGCGCGACTCCGTGCTCGCGCTGGACGTCGTCCTGGCGGACGGCTCGCTTATCCATACCGGCCACCAGACCTTCAAGGGCGTCGCCGGCTATGACCTCACCGGGCTGTTCGTCGGCTCCGAAGGAACCCTTGGCGTTGTTGTCGGGATCACCGTCCGGCTCAAGTACCTCCCGCAGGACGTGCACACGATCGCCGCCTTCTACCCGGACTTCCGCAGCGCCGCGGCAGGCGTCCTCGCCGTAGGCAGGGCACGCGTGCAGCCGGCAATCATGGAACTGCTCGACAGCGGCACCCTTGTCCGGCTCGACGAGCTCCACGGCTCGGACCTGGCCTCCAGGGGACAGTCCCTGCTGCTGATCCAGACCGACGGCTTCGGCGCCGCGGCCGAGGCAGCGGCGATCCGGCCGGTCCTCGTCGCCGGCGGCGCGGTGGTCACCATGGAAGCCAGCGCCGAGGCGGAGCAACTGGTGGACCTGCGGCGCAACAGCCGCGGGGTGGAGGTCGACGACGAATACCGGGTGGGCGAGGACGTCGCCGTTCCCCGTTCCCGGCTGGTCGACTATGTGGAGGCCCTTGAAACCATGGCAGCCTCGCACCGGGTCAAGCTCAAGGTGGTCGCACACGCCGGCGACGGGAACCTGCATCCGACCTTCTGGGTGGACCGGGTGGACAAGACTGTCGCCGCGGACGCCATGGAGCGCCTTGGGGCCGCCCTGGACGAGTCCATTACGGTCGCCCTGGCCATCGGCGGCACCATCACCGGGGAGCACGGGATCGGCCAGTACAAGCTGCGCTGGCTCGGGCTGGAACAGAAGGAACCCGTGCGCGAACTGCAGCGCCGGATCAAGGAGCTCTTCGACCCGGCCGGCATCCTGAACCCCGGCAAGGCGATCTAG
- a CDS encoding DUF4032 domain-containing protein, with the protein MTEENSAHWHDEPTDYGQIGKLPRFEAASANDSKGSVASSSLSITAAATEPELLDLPWHIALEEWPAEYLAALPRGISRHIVRFAHLGGSVIAIKETSEHVARHEYHMLRKLARLDVPCVEPVAVITGRTTPDGRPLNPVLVTRHLKFSMPYRALFSQMLRKDTLTRLIDAQALLLVRLHLIGFYWGDVSLSNTLFRRDAGAFAAYLVDAETGELYPDLSTGQREYDLEIARVNIAGELMDLLDGGLIEEKVDPVATSELIMDSYRRLWTELTEKESFEIGERWRVAARIRKLNELGFDVEEYMIKTTQNGSTIQLQPKVVDAGHHQRRLLRLTGLDAQENQARRLLNDMDSFRADNNPGMDEEYSAHLWVSQIFEPIVRSIPRDLSGKLEPAEAVHEILEHRWYMSEKENRHIPLAEAVQSYIDSELRHRRDESAIMLNPDTGLLKILEVETEESRYGTEESIDEYPDSDD; encoded by the coding sequence ATGACCGAGGAAAACAGCGCCCACTGGCACGACGAACCGACCGACTACGGCCAGATCGGCAAACTGCCCCGGTTCGAAGCCGCCAGCGCCAACGACAGCAAAGGTTCCGTGGCCTCGAGTTCGCTGAGCATCACCGCCGCCGCCACCGAGCCTGAGCTCCTGGACCTGCCGTGGCATATCGCCCTGGAGGAGTGGCCGGCCGAGTATCTCGCCGCGCTCCCGCGCGGCATCTCCCGCCACATTGTGCGTTTCGCCCATCTGGGCGGTTCCGTCATCGCCATCAAGGAAACCTCGGAACACGTGGCCCGCCATGAGTACCACATGCTGCGCAAGCTCGCCCGGCTGGACGTCCCCTGCGTGGAACCGGTAGCGGTCATCACCGGGCGCACCACCCCTGACGGCCGGCCGCTGAACCCCGTCCTGGTCACCCGGCACCTGAAGTTCTCCATGCCGTACCGCGCGCTCTTCTCGCAGATGCTGCGCAAGGACACCCTCACCCGGCTGATTGACGCCCAGGCCCTGCTGCTGGTCCGCCTGCACCTGATCGGGTTCTACTGGGGCGACGTCTCGCTTTCCAACACATTGTTCCGCCGCGATGCCGGCGCGTTCGCCGCCTACCTCGTGGACGCGGAGACGGGCGAGCTGTATCCGGATCTCTCCACCGGACAGCGCGAATACGATCTGGAGATCGCCCGCGTCAACATTGCCGGTGAACTCATGGACCTGCTCGACGGCGGGCTCATCGAGGAAAAAGTTGACCCCGTGGCCACCAGCGAACTCATCATGGACAGCTACCGGCGCCTCTGGACCGAGCTGACCGAGAAGGAATCGTTCGAGATCGGCGAACGCTGGCGGGTGGCCGCCCGCATCCGGAAGCTCAACGAGCTGGGGTTCGACGTCGAGGAGTACATGATCAAGACGACGCAGAACGGTTCCACCATCCAGCTCCAGCCCAAGGTGGTCGACGCAGGGCACCACCAGCGCCGGCTGCTTCGCCTGACCGGCCTGGACGCGCAGGAAAACCAGGCGCGCCGGCTCCTGAACGACATGGACAGCTTCCGGGCCGACAACAACCCCGGGATGGACGAGGAATACAGCGCCCACCTGTGGGTCAGCCAGATTTTCGAACCCATTGTCCGGTCCATCCCGCGCGACCTTTCCGGGAAGCTGGAGCCGGCGGAGGCCGTGCACGAGATCCTGGAGCACCGCTGGTACATGTCCGAAAAGGAGAACCGGCACATCCCGCTGGCCGAAGCGGTGCAGTCCTACATTGACTCCGAACTTCGTCATCGCCGGGACGAGTCGGCCATCATGCTGAACCCGGACACGGGACTGCTGAAGATCCTGGAGGTGGAGACCGAGGAATCCCGCTACGGCACCGAGGAATCCATCGACGAGTACCCGGACTCCGACGACTAG
- a CDS encoding ABC transporter ATP-binding protein, whose product MATVTFDNATRLYPGTDKPAVDKLNIEIADGEFLVLVGPSGCGKSTSLRMLAGLEDVNSGRILIGDRDVTDVPPKDRDIAMVFQNYALYPHMTVADNMGFALKIAGVSKEERAERVREAAKLLDLEPYLDRKPKALSGGQRQRVAMGRAIVRNPQVFLMDEPLSNLDAKLRVQTRTQIASLTRRLGVTTVYVTHDQVEAMTMGDRVAVLKDGLLMQVDTPRNLYDKPKNVFVAGFIGSPAMNLLELPVVDGGVQFGGTVYPVPRGVLEEASGKTVTLGSRPEDLETAPQGEGLQVEVDVVEELGADAYVYGHTTLDGQSHDIVARVDGRRPPMKGETIWVRPQSGHVHLFDTKTGLRLGD is encoded by the coding sequence GTGGCTACAGTTACTTTTGACAACGCAACACGTTTGTACCCGGGCACGGATAAGCCCGCTGTTGACAAGCTCAACATTGAAATCGCCGACGGCGAATTTCTGGTCCTCGTTGGACCCTCCGGCTGCGGGAAGTCGACCTCCCTGCGGATGCTCGCAGGTCTTGAGGACGTAAACTCCGGCCGGATCCTGATTGGCGACCGCGACGTCACCGACGTTCCCCCCAAGGACCGCGACATCGCCATGGTTTTCCAGAACTACGCCCTGTACCCGCACATGACGGTCGCGGACAACATGGGCTTCGCCCTGAAGATCGCCGGCGTCAGCAAGGAGGAGCGCGCGGAGCGTGTCCGGGAGGCTGCCAAGCTCCTGGACCTCGAGCCTTACCTGGACCGCAAGCCGAAGGCACTCTCCGGCGGTCAGCGCCAGCGTGTTGCCATGGGCCGCGCGATCGTGCGTAACCCGCAGGTCTTCCTCATGGATGAGCCGCTGTCCAACCTGGACGCCAAGCTCCGTGTGCAGACCCGCACGCAGATCGCGTCCCTGACCCGGCGCCTGGGCGTCACCACGGTCTACGTGACCCACGACCAGGTCGAGGCCATGACCATGGGCGACCGCGTCGCCGTGCTGAAGGACGGCCTGCTCATGCAGGTCGACACCCCGCGCAACCTCTACGACAAGCCGAAGAACGTTTTCGTGGCCGGCTTCATCGGCTCCCCCGCGATGAACCTGCTGGAGCTTCCCGTCGTCGACGGCGGCGTGCAGTTCGGCGGTACCGTCTACCCGGTGCCGCGCGGCGTCCTCGAAGAGGCCAGCGGCAAGACCGTTACGCTCGGTTCCCGCCCGGAAGACCTCGAAACGGCCCCGCAGGGCGAAGGCCTCCAGGTTGAGGTCGACGTCGTCGAAGAGCTCGGCGCCGACGCTTACGTCTACGGCCACACCACACTCGACGGCCAGAGCCACGACATCGTGGCCCGCGTCGACGGCCGCCGCCCCCCGATGAAGGGTGAGACGATCTGGGTCCGCCCGCAGTCAGGCCACGTACACCTGTTCGACACCAAGACGGGCCTGCGCCTGGGGGACTGA
- the otsB gene encoding trehalose-phosphatase: MTPEHAPKQTPLALSPELLDALHRIAATEHLLVAMDFDGTMAPLVDHAGDARALPRSAAAFAALTELPRTATALISGRALDSLRAVAFPPEKTLLIGSHGAEVWMGPGSSTLELDDARRDLLADVRRELEGIVELAPGTLLEDKPAAVVLHTRLAADDVAEDAVAAARAILQDRPGVFLKSGNRVLEASVVHASKGEGVAFLRQATGATATIFAGDDTTDEDALASLLPGDLGVKVGLDFTQAQFRIESPVHVAELLEALLRERKRALGL; this comes from the coding sequence ATGACTCCTGAGCACGCACCAAAGCAGACCCCGCTCGCGCTCTCCCCGGAGCTGCTCGACGCCCTGCACCGGATCGCCGCAACGGAGCACCTGCTGGTCGCGATGGACTTCGACGGCACGATGGCCCCGCTGGTGGACCACGCCGGGGATGCGCGTGCCCTGCCCCGCTCGGCAGCGGCCTTTGCCGCCCTCACCGAACTTCCGCGGACGGCGACGGCGCTCATCTCCGGCCGTGCACTGGACAGCCTGCGGGCGGTCGCTTTTCCCCCGGAGAAGACACTCCTGATCGGCAGCCACGGCGCCGAAGTGTGGATGGGACCCGGCTCCTCGACCCTGGAACTCGATGACGCCCGCCGGGATCTGCTGGCCGACGTCCGGCGCGAGCTGGAGGGCATCGTGGAGCTGGCACCGGGCACCCTGCTGGAGGACAAGCCCGCCGCCGTCGTACTGCACACCCGGCTTGCGGCGGACGACGTCGCCGAGGACGCCGTGGCCGCGGCCCGCGCCATCCTGCAGGACCGGCCCGGCGTCTTCCTGAAGAGCGGCAACCGCGTGCTGGAGGCTTCCGTGGTGCACGCCTCGAAGGGGGAAGGCGTCGCCTTCCTGCGCCAGGCCACTGGCGCCACTGCCACCATCTTCGCCGGTGATGACACCACCGACGAGGACGCCCTGGCCAGCCTGCTCCCCGGGGACCTTGGCGTGAAGGTGGGTCTGGACTTCACCCAGGCCCAGTTCCGGATCGAGTCCCCGGTGCACGTTGCCGAGCTTCTGGAGGCCCTGCTGCGGGAACGCAAGCGCGCCCTCGGCCTGTGA